TGGGTCAGCGCCAGTCCACATATCTGCCCCGTCTGGATGGACGGGTGGGCCAGTCGGCAAACCACACGGCAACCCGTTTTGGAGACGACTTGGGTTCGACCAGCAACAATAGCCGGATGCGTGCGGGCAACCTCAGCTTCAGTTGGGTGCTCTTCGACTTTGGCCGTCGAGAAGCGGCGTTGGAGGCTTCACACCAAATGCTCGCAGCGGCAAATTCCGATCAAAACGCGACCATCCAACGTGCATTTCTCGATGCCGCGCATCTCTACTTTGCCGCGCGAGCGAGCAACCAAAGGCTTGCCGCTGCCCAGCAGGTCATGGACCTAGCCAAAGACAACTACGCCGCCGCAGATGAGAAGTACAAAGCCGGCGCGGCAGCCTTGTCCGATCGCCTGCGGGCACAGACAGCCTATACCCAGGCCAGTTTGCGCGTCTCACGTGAGAGGGGTGCTCTGTCCAGTGCTTTGGGCTCAATGGCACTGCGTATGGGGTTGCCTGCACTGACGGCCATAAACATCGATGAACGCATCGTTGCTTTTCCCGCATTGGACTTCATGTCTGAAGTTGACGAGCTCATCCGCATTGCGCGCGGCCAACATCCAAGCCTGATTGCAGCACAGGCGCGCGCGAAGGCTGCCTTGGCTGCAACGCAAGAGGCTCGCGCGATGGCTCGGCCATCGATTGCACTAACAAGCAATCTCGGGCTCTCAAATACCTTTGGGCATGGCCCAAACAGCCAGCGCCAGGACATGAACATCGGACTGCAACTGAGCATCCCTTTGTTCTCGGGGCTTGAGCAGACCTATCAGATCCGCGAGGCCCAAGCCCAGGCTGCAGCCCACGTGGCCGAGTTGGACACCGTGCGCCTGCGCGTTTCGGAGGATGTCTTGACGCAGTACAACAGCCTGTGTACGGAAAAAGCCAACCTGGTACACACCTCAGCGCTCGTTGAGCAGTCCAAGCAAGCCATGGATATCGTGCAAGGCCGCTATCGGTCTGGCGTGGGCAGCATGACAGAAGTTCTAAACACCATGGAGACCTATGCCAGCGTTCAGGAGCAGCATATCGGTGCAATGGCCAATTGGCAGGTCTCGCGTGTGGCGCTGGCCGCCCACTTGGGGCTATTAGTTTTCTGGGGCTTGGACTAAACGCATCTTGCCTGTTCGGAGAACTCCAGTCTCCGTTCTGAGAATCTATGACATTGATTGGCTTAAACGCGAGACCCAAACAGATAGTGGGCGGGCACGTTGGCCGCAGCGGAGCTTTAGCCGCAGGCGAGAGTGTTCAGGTATCTCCACTTCTGCCCAGTGATAACGCTAGGGCATGAATGCATGTCCAAGTTTATGTAGTGCCATTAAAGAAAAAAGCTTTAGATTCAAACGAGTAGATGACTCTATATTGCTCCTATATCGGCAAGCAAGGCAGCAGGCAGGCCCGCCGCCCTGTTCAAGCGGGCATAAAAAAACGCCACCTTTTCAGGTGGCGTTCGTGTTGGCGCTGGCGCCGTGCTTACTTGCCTTCGGCAGCCTTGCCGAACTTGGGCAGGTTGAACTGAGGCGGCACGCCCATGCGCTTGTTGATGATCCACTGCTGAGCGATCGACAGAATGTTGTTCGTCAGCCAGTACAGCACCAGACCCGATGGGAAGAAGAAGAACATCACGCTGAACATCAGCGGCATGATCCACATCATCTTGGCCTGCATGGGGTCAGGAGGAGCGGGATTCAGGGCGGTCTGCAGCAGCGAGGACAGAGTCATCAGCAGCGGCAGGATGAAGAAGGGATCCGGCACC
This window of the Comamonas testosteroni genome carries:
- a CDS encoding TolC family protein; translation: MPPQPLTLHEAITRILCHDPTIRHARSTAQMRAAQVGQRQSTYLPRLDGRVGQSANHTATRFGDDLGSTSNNSRMRAGNLSFSWVLFDFGRREAALEASHQMLAAANSDQNATIQRAFLDAAHLYFAARASNQRLAAAQQVMDLAKDNYAAADEKYKAGAAALSDRLRAQTAYTQASLRVSRERGALSSALGSMALRMGLPALTAINIDERIVAFPALDFMSEVDELIRIARGQHPSLIAAQARAKAALAATQEARAMARPSIALTSNLGLSNTFGHGPNSQRQDMNIGLQLSIPLFSGLEQTYQIREAQAQAAAHVAELDTVRLRVSEDVLTQYNSLCTEKANLVHTSALVEQSKQAMDIVQGRYRSGVGSMTEVLNTMETYASVQEQHIGAMANWQVSRVALAAHLGLLVFWGLD